Part of the Deinococcus aerophilus genome is shown below.
ATCACGGCCACGAGGTTGTTGGCAAGCTGCACCCGGATCTGCTCCTGCTGCTCCTCGGGAAACACGTCCACGATGCGGTCAATGGACTCGGGTGCGGAGTTGGTGTGCAGCGTACCCATCACCAGGTGTCCGGTCTCGGCAGCGGTCACGGCGGCCTTGATGGTCTCGTAGTCGCGCATCTCACCCACCAGAATCACGTCGGGGGCCTGACGCAGCACCGCGCGCAGGGCGTCGTTGAAGCTCAGGGTATCCGAGCCGATCTCGCGCTGGTTGATGATGCTCTGCTTGTGCACATGCATGAACTCGATGGGGTCCTCGATGGTCATGATGTGCATTTTCTTGGTCGAGTTGATGTAGTCGAGCATGGCCGCCAGCGTGGTGCTCTTGCCCGAGCCGGTGGGACCGGTGACCAGAATCAGTCCGCGCGGGGCGTTGGCGATATCGACCACGTTCTGCGGCAGCCCCATCTCCTCGGCGCTCTTGATCTTGGTGGGAATCAGACGCATCACGCCGCCCACGTTGCCGCGCTGCATAAAGGCGTTCACGCGAAAGCGTGCCTTCTCGCCCAGCGCGAAGCTGAAGTCGAGTTCGCGGCGTTCCTCGAAGGTGCGCTGCTGTTTCTCGTTCATCATGGAGTACATCAGCTTGCGGGTCTCGGTGGATACCAGCGAGGGAAAGCCCTGCGAGCCATACACGCCCGAGAGCTTGAACTGCGGCGGCAGGCCCACGGTCAGGATCACGTCGGACGCTCCCTTCTCGGCGGCGATGCGCAGGATGTCGGTGATGTCGGCGGGGGGCTGGGTCATGGTTTACCTCTGAAGCGGTGAAGGAAGTCGGTGTGGAGTGCGGCCCTGTGCGGCGTGGCCGTGGTGGTCTGGCTAGCTGCTCGTGACGGCCAGGACCTCTTCGAGGGTCGTGACGCCCTGCAAGGCCTTCTCAATGCCGTCCTGACGCAGGGTTTTCATGCCGCTGCGTTCCACGGCCACATCACGGATCTCGATGGCCGTCTTGCCTGCACCGATGGCCGCGCGCAGAGGTTCGTCCACCACCATCAGTTCGTGGATGCCCATGCGGCCCTTGTAGCCGGTGCCTCCGCAGCGGGCGCAGCCAGCGCCGCGCATCAGCTGGGCGCCGCGCAGGTCGCGCTCCTGAATGCCCAGGCGCCGCAGGACGTCCGGGTCGGCGTTGGTCGGGGCCTTGCACTCAGGACACACCTTGCGGACCAGGCGCTGCGCGAGCACCCCCACCACCGAGGCGCTGATGTTGAACGGCTCGACTCCCATCTCGTCCAGACGGATGATCGCGCCGGGCGCGTCGTTGGTGTGCAGCGTCGCCAGCACCAGGTGGCCGGTCAGGGCCGCCTCGACGGCGATCTTGGCCGTCTCGGTGTCGCGGATTTCCCCCACGAAGATGATGTCCGGGTCCTGACGCAAGAAGGCCCGCAGCGCCCGGGCGAAGGTCATGCCCGCCGTGTTGTTGACCTGCGACTGGACAATGCCCGGAATCTCGTACTCCACCGGGTCCTCGATGGTGGTGGTGTTCTTCTCGGGCCGGGCGATGCGCTTGAGCGTGGAAAAGGAGGTAAACGACTTGCCCGACCCGGTCGGGCCGGTAACCAGAAAGATGCCGTTGGGCTTCTCGATCACGTCGAGGTAGCGCTGAAAGTTGTGCTCAGAAAAGCCCAGCTGCTCGACTTCGGGAATGTTGCTCGCCTTCTGCAGCAGACGCATCACGGCCTTCTCGCCGTACACGGTGGGCAGGGTGGACAGACGCAGGTCGATGTCGATGCTGCCCTTCTTGAAGCGCACGCGGCCGTCCTGCGGAATGCGCCGCTCGGCAATGTCCAGGTGGCCCATGATCTTGATGCGCGCCAGGATGCTCTGCGCCGCTCCCTTGGGCAGCTCGTTCTGCTCGCGCAGCACGCCGTCAATGCGGTAGCGCACGCGCAGGTTGTGTTCGGTCGGCTCGATGTGGATGTCGCTTGCATCCTGCAGGGCGGCCTCGCGGATCAGCCCGTCGACCACCTTCACCACGGCGTTGTCGTCCAGTCCGGCGCTGAGGTCCAGGTCGCTCTGCTTCTGGGATTCCTTGTCGCGTTTTCTGGACTCGTCCTGCAGGCGCTGGTTCAGGTCGGCCATGCCCTGGTTGCCGAAGTACCGCTCGATCAGGCGGATGATGTCCTTTTCCGCCATCACCGCCGGAATGATCTCGCGTCCGGCAATCAGCTTCAGGTCGTCGAGCGCAAAGACGTTGCGCGGGTCCTTCATGGCGACCACCAGCGCGTCGCCTTGCATGCGGATCGGCACCACGCCGTAGCGCCGCGCGGTGGGTTCAGGAATCAACAGCGCGACCTTGACGTCCGGCGGGTTCTGAACCGGATCGAGAAACTCATAGCCCAGCTGCGCGGCCAGCGAGCGCGCCAGCATCTCCGGCGAGAGCTTGCCCGACTGCACCAGCGTGTCTTCCAGGCGGCCGCCGCCCGCATTCTGCTTTTGCAGGGCGCTGTCGATCTCGTCGGCCCCCGCAAAGCCCAGCTCGACGATCACCTCGCCCAGCGGCTTGACCTTGCCCTCGCGGGCCTGCACCTGCAGCGCCTCGCGCAGCTGCTCACGCGACAGGCTGCCCTGCTGCACCATCTGCTCGCCCAAGCGGCCGCGCTGCGGATAGAAGCGCTCGATCAGCAGATCCACATCGCGCGGCTTGGCGAGGATCAGCTGCATCGAACGTCCGAGCAG
Proteins encoded:
- a CDS encoding type IV pilus twitching motility protein PilT, which produces MTQPPADITDILRIAAEKGASDVILTVGLPPQFKLSGVYGSQGFPSLVSTETRKLMYSMMNEKQQRTFEERRELDFSFALGEKARFRVNAFMQRGNVGGVMRLIPTKIKSAEEMGLPQNVVDIANAPRGLILVTGPTGSGKSTTLAAMLDYINSTKKMHIMTIEDPIEFMHVHKQSIINQREIGSDTLSFNDALRAVLRQAPDVILVGEMRDYETIKAAVTAAETGHLVMGTLHTNSAPESIDRIVDVFPEEQQEQIRVQLANNLVAVMTQQLLPRLDGQGRILAYELLMANSAVRALIREGKTYQITSVMQTGLREGMITMDAFLANLYRRRIISFDVGATRAVDPKEFARLANDAGGAKSGGAPQGGYGAAIPASPSASSPSATSTTWGSDAGRTASPGSTSETGAYGRGRR
- a CDS encoding type II/IV secretion system protein; amino-acid sequence: MALSIGDRRLGAILLEQGYVNDGDLQKALVRHAEVGGRLAEILIDSGLVGEKRIARAIEEALGIPLVNLLVVTPEPQAIAAVRAQTALSVGAFPFALEGGTLRVALVDPLSSVALEALEDDSNLNIEPYQALQEQISWAIALNYPELDLTPVTPTETGDGTGGQMGQRLIARGLINDAQLQVALDAQQQTGEPLGVTLVAQQVITEDQLYELLAEQAGAIYLRNPRDFQPTEDVLGSMMRADALRLSAVPVDETDNGDVTVVASDPRKRDDIEALLGRSMQLILAKPRDVDLLIERFYPQRGRLGEQMVQQGSLSREQLREALQVQAREGKVKPLGEVIVELGFAGADEIDSALQKQNAGGGRLEDTLVQSGKLSPEMLARSLAAQLGYEFLDPVQNPPDVKVALLIPEPTARRYGVVPIRMQGDALVVAMKDPRNVFALDDLKLIAGREIIPAVMAEKDIIRLIERYFGNQGMADLNQRLQDESRKRDKESQKQSDLDLSAGLDDNAVVKVVDGLIREAALQDASDIHIEPTEHNLRVRYRIDGVLREQNELPKGAAQSILARIKIMGHLDIAERRIPQDGRVRFKKGSIDIDLRLSTLPTVYGEKAVMRLLQKASNIPEVEQLGFSEHNFQRYLDVIEKPNGIFLVTGPTGSGKSFTSFSTLKRIARPEKNTTTIEDPVEYEIPGIVQSQVNNTAGMTFARALRAFLRQDPDIIFVGEIRDTETAKIAVEAALTGHLVLATLHTNDAPGAIIRLDEMGVEPFNISASVVGVLAQRLVRKVCPECKAPTNADPDVLRRLGIQERDLRGAQLMRGAGCARCGGTGYKGRMGIHELMVVDEPLRAAIGAGKTAIEIRDVAVERSGMKTLRQDGIEKALQGVTTLEEVLAVTSS